Proteins found in one Corynebacterium canis genomic segment:
- a CDS encoding ATP-binding protein, which yields MKSPYPVYVRYRQGRVVAGVANGLAGHLGVDVLLVRLVLMFTMLLGGIGVLFYSLMWISTKLEDTPAEVNTRKSRKFGSVTLVALGLLGAITSFSFATGVQGGALLAVASLGLGAVFAWRAMDSGVDSFTSSRGILTIISGVILLGSGVVLAMLNWETPAVFMASIISVVLTLAGVLVLGLPLWLRMWDALTEARAATRAEVERAEIASRLHDSVLQTLALIQKQVDDPQAVARLARSQERQLREWLFESEKTGPTTTFTALGRACAEVEDMFGVHIAPVTVGADSPLTVETQAAVLAAREAMVNAAKYAQVGQLDVYAENLSGLEIYVRDRGCGFDIEAVPEDRHGVRDSIIGRIQRVGGTTAIRSSESGTEVRIQVAQGSTEVAEDLLHFPPAGPPGAAQVTQVP from the coding sequence ATGAAATCCCCGTATCCGGTTTACGTGCGTTACCGCCAAGGGCGGGTGGTCGCCGGCGTAGCCAACGGCCTGGCCGGGCACCTCGGTGTGGATGTGTTGCTCGTGCGGCTAGTGCTGATGTTTACCATGCTGCTCGGCGGCATCGGCGTGCTGTTCTATTCGCTGATGTGGATTTCCACCAAATTGGAGGACACGCCCGCGGAGGTGAACACCCGCAAATCGCGGAAGTTCGGCTCCGTGACATTGGTGGCGCTTGGATTGCTGGGCGCGATCACGTCCTTCTCCTTTGCCACCGGCGTGCAGGGCGGGGCATTGCTGGCCGTGGCTTCGCTGGGATTGGGTGCGGTCTTTGCCTGGCGGGCCATGGACAGCGGCGTGGATTCGTTCACATCTTCGAGGGGGATTTTAACGATTATCTCCGGAGTCATACTCCTTGGGTCGGGCGTGGTGCTGGCCATGCTGAACTGGGAAACCCCGGCGGTGTTCATGGCGTCGATAATCTCGGTGGTGCTCACGCTGGCAGGGGTGCTGGTGCTGGGGTTGCCACTGTGGCTGCGCATGTGGGATGCGCTGACCGAAGCGAGGGCGGCTACGCGGGCGGAGGTGGAACGCGCCGAAATCGCATCGCGGCTGCATGATTCGGTGCTGCAGACGCTGGCGCTGATACAGAAGCAGGTGGACGATCCGCAGGCGGTGGCCCGGCTGGCGCGCTCGCAGGAACGGCAGTTGCGCGAATGGCTGTTCGAATCCGAAAAGACCGGGCCGACTACTACATTTACCGCGCTGGGGCGGGCTTGCGCTGAAGTCGAAGATATGTTTGGGGTGCATATTGCGCCCGTGACGGTAGGCGCGGATTCGCCACTGACCGTGGAAACCCAGGCTGCGGTGCTGGCTGCGCGGGAAGCGATGGTCAACGCCGCGAAATACGCGCAGGTGGGGCAGCTCGATGTGTACGCCGAAAACCTGAGCGGATTGGAGATCTATGTGCGCGATCGCGGTTGCGGCTTTGATATCGAGGCCGTGCCGGAGGATCGCCACGGTGTGCGGGACTCGATAATCGGGCGGATTCAACGCGTGGGCGGCACGACGGCAATCCGCTCTTCGGAATCCGGGACGGAAGTGCGCATCCAGGTCGCGCAGGGATCCACGGAAGTTGCCGAAGATTTGCTGCACTTCCCCCCGGCTGGCCCACCGGGAGCGGCCCAGGTGACGCAAGTGCCGTAG
- a CDS encoding LuxR C-terminal-related transcriptional regulator encodes MCTVFLVDDHSVFRSGVRAEISSALEIVGEAGSVRGAIDGIRNSRPDVVLLDVHMPEGGGQAVIRAVDVPTKFLALSVSDAAEDVISVIRAGARGYVTKTISGPELIDAVRRVHSGDAVFSPRLAGFVLDAFCAPDRVAGVGVVDAPDADSATESGKVAVSDPVIDALTRRELEVLRLLARGYTYKEIGKELFISVKTVETHASNILRKTQQSNRHALTRWARSRDLD; translated from the coding sequence ATGTGCACGGTGTTTCTGGTTGATGATCATTCGGTGTTTCGTTCAGGTGTTCGAGCGGAAATTTCATCGGCATTGGAGATCGTTGGAGAGGCAGGCAGCGTGAGAGGGGCTATAGATGGAATCCGAAATAGCCGCCCTGACGTGGTGCTATTAGACGTGCACATGCCGGAGGGCGGCGGGCAGGCGGTGATTCGCGCGGTTGACGTCCCGACCAAATTTTTGGCGCTCAGTGTTTCGGATGCTGCGGAAGACGTGATCTCCGTGATCCGCGCCGGGGCCCGCGGTTACGTAACCAAAACGATTTCCGGCCCCGAACTTATCGACGCAGTGCGGCGCGTCCACTCGGGTGACGCCGTGTTTTCGCCGCGCTTGGCGGGTTTTGTACTAGATGCGTTTTGTGCACCCGATCGGGTGGCCGGCGTGGGTGTTGTGGATGCCCCCGATGCCGATAGCGCCACCGAATCTGGGAAAGTTGCGGTGTCCGACCCGGTGATCGATGCCTTGACCCGCCGCGAGCTGGAAGTTTTGCGCTTGCTGGCGCGCGGTTATACCTATAAGGAGATAGGTAAGGAGCTTTTTATATCCGTGAAGACGGTGGAAACGCACGCTTCCAATATCTTGCGGAAAACCCAACAATCAAACCGGCACGCGTTGACGCGCTGGGCGCGGTCGAGGGACTTGGACTAG
- a CDS encoding Na+/H+ antiporter family protein: MNAVLLAVIVMLVLALARVHVVLALFIGALVGGLVGGLGLDGTMVAFQDGLSHGAKIALNYALLGAFAMAVASSGLPRLLADWLISKLGSADDNVKAKAHAVTKWGLLAGIMAMAIMSQNLIPVHIAFIPLLIPPLLTVFNRLQLDRRAVACIMTFGLVTTYMFVPLGFGSIFLNDILLGNIHNAGMETSGINVMSAMGIPALGMFAGVLVAVFFSYRRPRAYENIPIVAASAREDQPVSRYKVIVALVAIVATFGIQVVMQSMDLEADSLLVGALVGLSIFIVTGGVNWREADDVFTSGMKMMALIGFIMIAAQGFASVMNATGEIESLVDASAALFAGSKAAAAMAMLIVGLIVTMGIGSSFSTLPIIASIYVPLCVSLGFSPLATVAIIGTAGALGDAGSPASDSTLGPTAGLNADGQHDHITGSVVPTFLHFNIPLLIAGWIAAMIL; encoded by the coding sequence ATGAATGCTGTATTACTTGCGGTCATCGTCATGCTTGTTCTCGCCCTTGCGCGAGTGCATGTGGTGCTCGCGCTGTTTATCGGCGCGCTCGTCGGCGGGCTGGTCGGCGGCCTCGGCCTCGATGGCACCATGGTGGCGTTTCAGGATGGCCTGTCCCACGGCGCGAAGATCGCACTGAATTACGCCCTGCTTGGCGCTTTCGCGATGGCGGTCGCTTCGTCCGGCCTGCCTCGCCTCCTGGCGGATTGGCTGATTTCCAAGTTGGGGTCCGCGGATGACAATGTAAAGGCCAAGGCCCACGCCGTCACGAAATGGGGCTTGCTAGCTGGCATTATGGCCATGGCGATCATGAGCCAGAACTTGATCCCGGTGCATATTGCATTCATTCCGTTGCTGATTCCGCCGCTGCTCACGGTGTTTAACCGCCTGCAATTGGATCGCCGCGCGGTGGCCTGCATCATGACTTTCGGCCTTGTAACCACCTATATGTTCGTCCCGCTGGGTTTCGGTAGCATCTTCCTCAACGATATTTTGCTGGGCAATATTCATAACGCCGGCATGGAAACCTCAGGCATTAACGTGATGAGCGCCATGGGCATCCCCGCGCTCGGTATGTTCGCCGGCGTGCTCGTGGCGGTGTTCTTTTCTTATCGACGCCCCCGTGCTTACGAAAACATCCCCATCGTCGCCGCCAGCGCGCGCGAGGACCAACCGGTATCGCGATACAAGGTGATCGTGGCCTTGGTCGCCATCGTGGCCACTTTTGGCATCCAAGTGGTGATGCAATCCATGGATCTGGAGGCGGATTCCCTGCTCGTGGGCGCCCTCGTCGGCTTGAGCATCTTTATTGTCACCGGCGGCGTGAATTGGCGCGAGGCCGATGATGTGTTTACCTCCGGCATGAAGATGATGGCGCTGATCGGCTTTATTATGATCGCCGCCCAGGGGTTCGCGTCCGTCATGAACGCCACCGGCGAAATCGAATCTCTTGTCGACGCCTCCGCCGCGCTATTCGCAGGTTCCAAAGCCGCCGCAGCCATGGCCATGTTGATCGTCGGTTTGATCGTCACCATGGGCATCGGGTCTTCCTTTTCCACCCTGCCGATCATCGCCTCCATCTACGTGCCGCTATGCGTCTCGCTGGGCTTCTCCCCCTTGGCCACGGTCGCGATCATCGGCACCGCCGGTGCCCTTGGCGACGCCGGCTCCCCCGCCTCCGACTCCACCCTCGGCCCCACCGCCGGCCTCAATGCCGACGGCCAACACGACCACATCACCGGCTCCGTGGTCCCGACCTTCCTGCACTTTAATATCCCCCTCCTGATCGCCGGCTGGATCGCCGCCATGATCCTGTAG